Proteins found in one Miscanthus floridulus cultivar M001 chromosome 4, ASM1932011v1, whole genome shotgun sequence genomic segment:
- the LOC136550117 gene encoding uncharacterized protein, producing the protein MGYTYTPTYYSGLQDTIASLCKSILPSFRVGRRLTADQAAARRHAEQLKWQQESFHRILHLAALHREGIVPASDVAAFRGTMLAALVAPPQHPEQPAVLRDKLLFLQELLYSKCVSAAEYNASKAPLVQRLAAFGVVVDCPDAEVSAEEWSEIDLRDPPPPPATAAASDKPKHKAFITPWKSRSKKDQDVNRPPLAPVDHNNANNASVLIPESSPSEAVPSGKAEKGKRRHLAGMFHSGDNGTENKEPAGEEGVDEKETVKGKKKSSWGFDGIKKWKKAGACNSGEAAATGEQPQRAPPRSSYSECQLEASPMAAASGPDAKRAKTRLHSNRDDDSASELLRDKVLVENTKKELSRIQAELSSTNRNLNFSNQQIDAISTKLPVDKSDLKPFFPKAWCDQHGYGVITAAKKEFKEHVEEMEKQRDITGTEGWATFEDIDLDDNFNPRADSAVKGKKVNESLTSSFTNPFYNKNPFLNTNYT; encoded by the exons ATGGGGTACACGTACACGCCGACGTACTACTCGGGCCTGCAGGACACCATCGCGTCGCTCTGCAAGTCCATCCTGCCCTCCTTCCGCGTGGGCCGGCGGCTCACCGCCGACCAGGCCGCCGCGCGGCGCCACGCCGAGCAGCTCAAGTGGCAGCAGGAGTCCTTCCACCGCATCCTCCACCTCGCCGCGCTCCACCGCGAGGGCATCGTCCCGGCCTCCGACGTCGCCGCCTTCCGCGGCACCATGCTCGCGGCGCTCGTCGCGCCGCCGCAGCACCCCGAGCAGCCCGCGGTGCTGCGGGACAAGCTCCTCTTCCTCCAGGAGCTCCTCTACTCCAAGTGCGTCTCCGCGGCGGAGTACAACGCGTCCAAGGCGCCCCTCGTGCAGCGGCTCGCCGCGTTCGGCGTCGTCGTCGACTGCCCCGACGCCGAGGTCTCGGCCGAGGAGTGGTCGGAGATCGACCTCCGTGACCCGCCGCCTCCCCCCGCCACTGCGGCGGCCTCCGACAAGCCAAAGCACAAGGCCTTCATCACGCCATGGAAGAGCAGATCCAAGAAGGATCAGGACGTGAACAGGCCGCCGCTGGCCCCGGTGGACCATAACAACGCCAACAACGCGTCAGTCCTCATTCCCGAGAGCTCGCCGTCCGAAGCGGTGCCCTCCGGGAAGGCCGAGAAGGGGAAGAGGCGGCATCTGGCGGGGATGTTCCACAGCGGCGACAATGGCACCGAGAACAAGGAGCCTGCGGGGGAGGAAGGGGTCGACGAGAAAGAGACGGTGAAAGGTAAGAAGAAAAGCTCGTGGGGGTTCGATGGCATCAAGAAGTGGAAGAAAGCTGGCGCCTGTAACAGTGGCGAGGCGGCAGCCACCGGTGAGCAGCCGCAGCGTGCTCCTCCGCGCTCATCCTACAGCGAGTGCCAGCTGGAGGCGAGCCCCATGGCAGCTGCCTCTGGCCCGGATGCCAAGAGGGCCAAGACGAGGCTGCACTCGAACAGGGATGATGACTCTGCTTCCGAGCTGCTGCGTGATAAG GTGCTGGTGGAGAACACAAAGAAAGAGCTCTCAAGGATTCAGGCTGAGCTATCATCTACAAATCGGAACTTGAACTTCTC GAATCAGCAGATCGATGCCATCTCAACAAAGCTTCCGGTGGACAAGTCTGACCTCAAGCCCTTCTTCCCAAA GGCATGGTGTGATCAGCACGGGTATGGCGTGATCACCGCCGCTAAGAAAGAGTTTAAGGAGCACGTCGAAGAGATGGAGAAGCAGAGGGACATCACTGGCACTGAGGGCTGGGCTACCTTTGAGGACATCGACCTTGATGACAACTTCAACCCGAGGGCGGACTCAGCGGTGAAAGGGAAGAAAGTCAATGAAAGCCTCACCAGCAGTTTCACAAACCCCTTCTACAACAAGAACCCGTTCTTGAACACAAACTACACTTGA
- the LOC136550119 gene encoding uncharacterized protein At2g39795, mitochondrial-like has product MACAILRRALSLTAGGAHATPRVAAAFASASTSSSSSVVAPLRSPLDDRLLRLLRSEITYLAERRPPYQPPSSLKSFAVEDRPGEQWVRLHAARANAGAGAEEVKVEATMFDGAAELVPDDAPLFRRVESLERGPRLHLSLIVEVTRGDRVLGFICSAWPDDLAVRHVLTLRAGGSGGVGRGGRDFEKLGAEEREAVTKFLKEREVDDELAGFLHDYVANKEKMELLRWLKTIESFLDK; this is encoded by the exons ATGGCGTGCGCCATCCTCCGCCGCGCGCTCTCTCTCACCGCCGGCGGCGCCCACGCGACCCCCCGAGTCGCTGCCGCCTTCGCTTCCGCTTCcacttcctcctcgtcctccgtcgTCGCGCCTCTGCGCTCCCCACTAGATGaccgcctcctccgcctcctccggtCCGAGATCACCTACCTCGCGGAGCGCCGCCCTCCCTACCAG CCGCCGAGTAGCCTCAAGTCGTTCGCCGTGGAGGACCGCCCAGGGGAGCAGTGGGTGCGCCTCCACGCCGCGCGCGCCAACgcgggagccggagccgaggAGGTGAAGGTCGAGGCCACCATGTTCGACGGCGCCGCAGAGCTTGTCCCCGACGACGCGCCCCTCTTCCGCCGCGTCGAGTCGCTCGAGCGTGGGCCCCGCCTCCACCTCAGCCTCATCGTCGAGGTCACCCGGGGCGACCGCGTCCTCGGCTTCATCTGCTCCGCCTGGCCGGACGACCTCGCCGTCCGCCACGTGCTCACCCTCAGGGCTGGCGGCAGTGGTGGTGTTGGTCGTGGTGGGCGCGATTTCGA GAAACTGGGGGCTGAGGAGAGGGAAGCAGTGACGAAGTTCTTGAAGGAGAGGGAGGTGGACGACGAGCTCGCCGGATTCTTGCACGACTACGTGGCAAACAAGGAGAAGATGGAGCTGCTCCGGTGGCTGAAGACTATCGAATCATTCCTTGACAAGTAG